In Jeotgalibaca arthritidis, a single genomic region encodes these proteins:
- the rpsU gene encoding 30S ribosomal protein S21 has product MSKTVVRKNESLDDALRRFKRTVSKTGTLQEARKLEFYEKPSVKRKKKSEAARKRKF; this is encoded by the coding sequence ATGTCAAAAACAGTTGTTCGTAAAAACGAATCTCTTGACGATGCTCTTCGTCGCTTTAAACGTACTGTTTCCAAGACAGGTACTCTTCAAGAAGCCCGTAAACTTGAATTCTATGAAAAACCAAGTGTGAAACGTAAGAAGAAATCAGAGGCAGCTAGAAAACGTAAATTCTAA
- the recO gene encoding DNA repair protein RecO has product MSKTGFQTFQGIVISVRKHKETDALVKIFTLEHGKRMFFVRHYFKSNFQMKASLLPFTHASYIGTINDDGLSFLRDYQSAENYTAIQQDVYLNAYATYMANLADAAMEDRIPNKELFELLQQSLGAMNNKNDGQTIMNVYEMNLLKYFGVHPQLSACRICGNPNEPFDYSAKHSGVLCTNHFHEDSHRLHAHPAAIHFCRIFLKIKPNQVERISLKDDTKKAIQDFIDFLYDEYVGIKLKSKSYIDQMKEWENTLQLSVEKRKADESENT; this is encoded by the coding sequence ATGAGTAAAACAGGCTTTCAAACATTCCAAGGGATTGTTATTTCGGTTAGAAAGCATAAGGAAACGGATGCACTCGTTAAGATTTTTACACTTGAGCATGGAAAACGCATGTTTTTTGTACGGCATTACTTTAAGTCAAATTTCCAAATGAAGGCATCGTTACTCCCCTTTACACACGCTAGCTATATTGGGACCATAAATGATGATGGTTTGTCTTTTTTAAGAGACTATCAGTCGGCTGAAAACTATACAGCTATTCAGCAAGATGTTTATTTGAATGCTTATGCCACCTATATGGCTAATTTAGCTGATGCTGCTATGGAAGACCGTATACCAAACAAAGAGCTGTTCGAATTGCTACAACAATCATTAGGTGCAATGAACAATAAGAATGATGGTCAAACCATTATGAATGTCTATGAAATGAATCTGTTAAAGTATTTTGGTGTTCATCCGCAGTTATCAGCTTGTCGAATTTGTGGGAATCCAAATGAACCTTTTGATTATTCGGCTAAGCATTCAGGTGTATTATGCACCAATCATTTTCATGAGGACAGCCACCGCCTGCATGCTCATCCAGCCGCTATTCATTTTTGTCGCATTTTTTTAAAAATTAAGCCCAATCAAGTGGAGCGTATTTCACTAAAAGATGACACTAAAAAGGCTATTCAAGACTTTATTGATTTTCTTTATGATGAGTATGTTGGAATCAAACTAAAAAGTAAATCCTACATTGATCAAATGAAGGAATGGGAGAATACCTTGCAATTGTCAGTTGAGAAACGTAAAGCTGATGAATCTGAAAACACATAA
- the era gene encoding GTPase Era, with translation MQDNQAFKSGFISIIGRPNVGKSTLLNRIVGQKVAIMSDTPQTTRNKIQGVVTTDQAQMVFIDTPGIHKPKHRLNDFMLQSAYSTFNEVDIVLFMVNAEEKRGAGDNFIMERLKNIRTPKFLIINKIDKINPESLLEIITDYTSVQEFDEVIPISATNGNNIESMLETIQNYLPEGPQYYPADQVTDHPEYFIVSEFIREKVLQLTRDEIPHSVAVVVESMQRNENNKIHVHATIVVDRASQKGMIIGKGGKMLKEIGTRARRDIEVMLGDKIFLELWVKVQRDWRDKQTHLQEYGYRKKDYE, from the coding sequence ATGCAAGACAATCAAGCATTTAAATCAGGCTTTATATCTATTATAGGAAGACCCAACGTTGGGAAATCGACACTATTGAACCGTATCGTCGGACAAAAAGTGGCGATTATGAGTGATACACCACAGACGACACGTAATAAGATTCAAGGCGTTGTCACAACCGATCAGGCGCAAATGGTTTTTATTGATACACCTGGTATCCATAAACCGAAACATCGCTTAAATGACTTTATGTTGCAGAGTGCATACAGTACATTTAATGAAGTTGATATTGTGTTATTCATGGTTAACGCAGAGGAAAAACGTGGAGCAGGCGACAACTTTATTATGGAACGTTTGAAAAACATTCGTACGCCTAAGTTTTTGATTATTAATAAAATTGATAAAATTAACCCAGAGTCTCTATTAGAAATCATTACAGACTACACCTCTGTTCAAGAGTTTGATGAAGTTATTCCAATTTCAGCAACAAATGGTAACAATATCGAATCCATGTTAGAGACTATTCAAAACTATTTACCAGAAGGTCCGCAATACTACCCAGCAGATCAAGTAACAGATCATCCGGAATACTTTATTGTGTCTGAGTTTATTCGTGAAAAAGTCTTGCAATTAACTCGTGATGAAATTCCACATTCGGTGGCAGTTGTAGTGGAATCCATGCAGCGTAATGAGAACAATAAAATCCATGTTCATGCCACAATCGTTGTAGACCGCGCTAGTCAAAAAGGGATGATTATCGGTAAAGGTGGCAAAATGTTGAAAGAAATTGGGACGCGTGCGCGCCGTGATATCGAAGTCATGTTAGGTGATAAAATATTCTTAGAATTGTGGGTAAAGGTACAACGCGATTGGCGTGATAAGCAAACCCATTTACAAGAATATGGTTACCGCAAGAAAGATTATGAGTAA
- a CDS encoding pyruvate, water dikinase regulatory protein gives MENHHVNFFVISDSVGETARKVLNAVLSQFPDVETVIHQFPFVRKETELENIFIQAKEKEAVIIHTLVTNNLSSFTEAYCKENEIRCYDVLKDLVSGVSEITNQSPIKRAGASHQLDDEYFNRISAIEFAVKYDDGKDPKGLLEADLVLLGISRTSKTPLSMFLANKNIRVANLPILPEAQIPDELWEVNPKKIVGLTNDIETLVNFRKERMIAYGLSEETIYSNIDRVKKEIAFADELYEKLDCYIINVAKRSIEETTEIIIKNVLNK, from the coding sequence ATGGAAAATCATCACGTAAATTTCTTTGTTATTTCCGATTCAGTCGGTGAAACGGCTCGAAAAGTATTGAACGCAGTACTATCTCAGTTCCCTGATGTGGAAACTGTTATTCACCAATTCCCCTTTGTCAGAAAGGAAACTGAGCTAGAGAACATTTTTATTCAAGCAAAAGAAAAAGAAGCTGTTATTATCCATACACTGGTTACTAACAACCTAAGCAGTTTTACAGAAGCCTATTGCAAGGAAAACGAGATTCGTTGTTATGACGTTTTAAAAGACCTTGTATCAGGTGTTTCGGAAATTACCAATCAAAGTCCCATTAAACGTGCGGGTGCCTCCCACCAGTTAGATGATGAGTATTTTAACCGGATTAGCGCTATTGAATTCGCTGTTAAGTACGATGATGGCAAAGATCCAAAGGGGTTGCTAGAAGCTGATTTAGTCTTATTAGGTATTTCAAGAACATCTAAAACACCATTATCCATGTTTCTTGCTAATAAAAATATTCGCGTCGCTAACTTACCCATTTTGCCTGAAGCCCAGATTCCTGATGAATTATGGGAAGTTAATCCAAAGAAAATTGTTGGCTTAACCAATGATATTGAAACGCTCGTTAATTTTAGAAAAGAGCGTATGATAGCTTACGGTTTATCAGAAGAAACGATTTATTCTAATATTGACCGTGTGAAGAAAGAGATTGCTTTTGCTGACGAACTCTATGAGAAACTCGATTGTTATATTATTAATGTAGCTAAGCGATCGATTGAAGAAACAACAGAGATTATTATTAAAAATGTTTTAAATAAATAA
- the glyQ gene encoding glycine--tRNA ligase subunit alpha, translating into MEEKVTVQRMIQILQNYWAEQGCLLLNAYDTEKGAGTMSPYTFLRAIGPEPWNAAYVEPSRRPADGRYGDNPNRLYQHHQFQVVMKPSPDNIQELYLKSLEALGINPLEHDIRFVEDNWENPSLGCAGLGWEVWLDGMEITQFTYFQQVGGLQCSPVTSELTYGIERLASYIQDVENVYDLDWVEGVKYGEIFYQPEYEHSKYSFEESDPELLMNLFNAYAEEAMKQIDNGLIHPAYDYVLKCSHAFNLLDARGVVSATDRAGFLAKIRNMARKLAKAFVESRRNLGFPLLSEEERQRLLKEEQA; encoded by the coding sequence ATGGAAGAAAAAGTAACCGTTCAAAGAATGATACAAATCCTTCAAAATTATTGGGCAGAGCAAGGCTGTCTGCTTTTAAATGCATATGACACGGAAAAAGGAGCAGGGACAATGAGTCCGTATACCTTCTTGCGTGCAATTGGTCCAGAACCTTGGAATGCAGCATATGTAGAACCATCGAGACGACCAGCTGACGGCCGTTATGGTGATAACCCAAACAGACTATATCAACATCATCAATTCCAAGTTGTAATGAAGCCGTCACCTGACAACATCCAAGAACTTTATTTAAAGAGTTTGGAAGCTTTAGGAATTAACCCGTTAGAGCATGATATCCGTTTTGTTGAAGATAACTGGGAAAACCCATCACTAGGATGTGCTGGTTTAGGTTGGGAAGTTTGGTTAGATGGTATGGAAATTACCCAATTTACTTACTTCCAACAAGTTGGCGGCTTACAATGTAGCCCTGTAACGAGTGAATTAACTTATGGGATTGAACGTTTGGCATCGTATATCCAAGATGTTGAAAATGTTTACGACCTTGACTGGGTAGAAGGCGTTAAATATGGCGAAATTTTCTATCAACCAGAATATGAACATTCAAAATATTCATTTGAAGAAAGCGATCCAGAATTACTAATGAATTTATTCAATGCCTACGCAGAAGAAGCAATGAAACAAATTGACAATGGCTTAATCCATCCAGCTTATGATTATGTCTTAAAATGCTCGCATGCGTTTAACTTGTTAGATGCCAGAGGAGTGGTTTCTGCTACAGACCGCGCTGGATTTTTAGCAAAAATTAGAAATATGGCCCGTAAGTTAGCAAAAGCATTCGTTGAATCAAGACGTAATCTTGGTTTCCCACTTCTTTCAGAAGAAGAACGTCAACGTTTATTGAAGGAGGAACAAGCATGA
- a CDS encoding Fur family transcriptional regulator gives MKDNGLKHTAKREELIKLFAEEERYLTAKDVQQKLEDSYPTLSFDTIYRNLYSFVDIGILETTELNNEKLFRITCLQDGHHHHHFICEECGKTIQLEMCPMDFFKEQLQNCTLKTHRFEIFGSCNDCNANK, from the coding sequence ATGAAGGACAACGGTCTAAAACATACTGCAAAAAGAGAAGAACTGATTAAACTATTCGCAGAAGAAGAACGCTACCTAACAGCAAAAGACGTTCAACAAAAGTTAGAAGATAGTTACCCAACCTTAAGCTTCGATACTATATACCGCAATCTTTATTCATTTGTTGATATAGGTATTTTAGAAACAACCGAACTTAATAATGAAAAACTTTTCCGCATCACATGCTTGCAAGATGGCCATCATCACCATCATTTCATTTGCGAAGAATGTGGGAAAACCATTCAGTTGGAAATGTGTCCGATGGATTTCTTTAAGGAGCAGCTGCAAAATTGCACCCTAAAAACCCATCGCTTTGAAATTTTCGGAAGCTGCAATGATTGTAACGCTAACAAGTGA
- a CDS encoding PhoH family protein, giving the protein MDIEDAELLPMLFGSQDKNLQLLEANLNVTINSRGSHIDITGSQANTKVVESLLNQVVALIKKDIQITQADILTAIKMAERGSSDYFSTLYDEVIGKTYAGKSIRAKNIGQKKYYEAVQKNDIVFGIGPAGTGKTFLAVVMAVQALKAGRVQKIILTRPAVEAGENLGFLPGDLKEKVDPYLRPVYDALYAIYGVDHTTRLMERGVIEIAPLAYMRGRTLEEAFVILDEAQNTTGAQMKMFLTRLGFGSKMIVNGDKTQIDLPKGASSGLIDAEKKLKGIKDIAFVAFDAHDVVRHPVVARIIEAYDKEGDTNK; this is encoded by the coding sequence ATGGATATAGAAGATGCAGAACTATTACCCATGTTGTTTGGTTCTCAAGATAAAAACCTACAACTTTTAGAAGCTAACCTCAATGTCACCATTAATAGTAGGGGAAGTCATATTGATATTACAGGTTCTCAGGCGAATACAAAAGTCGTTGAGTCCTTATTAAATCAAGTGGTAGCCTTAATTAAAAAAGATATTCAAATAACGCAAGCAGACATACTAACAGCTATCAAGATGGCTGAACGAGGTAGTAGCGATTATTTTTCTACTTTATATGATGAAGTAATTGGAAAGACCTATGCTGGAAAATCTATTCGAGCGAAAAATATCGGGCAAAAAAAATATTATGAAGCGGTCCAAAAGAATGATATTGTCTTTGGAATTGGACCAGCAGGAACGGGCAAAACATTTTTAGCTGTTGTTATGGCCGTTCAAGCCTTAAAAGCGGGACGTGTTCAAAAAATTATTTTAACCCGTCCCGCTGTTGAAGCAGGAGAAAATCTTGGTTTTCTTCCGGGTGACTTAAAAGAAAAAGTAGACCCATACCTCAGACCTGTTTATGATGCTTTATATGCTATCTACGGTGTTGACCATACAACGCGTTTAATGGAAAGAGGGGTCATTGAAATTGCGCCACTCGCCTATATGCGTGGTCGGACATTAGAAGAAGCTTTTGTTATTCTAGATGAAGCACAGAATACGACTGGTGCGCAAATGAAAATGTTCCTGACTCGTTTAGGCTTTGGTTCTAAAATGATTGTCAATGGCGATAAAACACAAATAGACTTGCCAAAAGGGGCCTCGTCTGGTTTGATTGATGCTGAAAAGAAATTAAAAGGGATTAAAGATATTGCTTTTGTGGCTTTCGATGCGCATGATGTTGTTCGCCATCCTGTTGTTGCCAGAATTATAGAAGCCTATGATAAAGAAGGAGATACGAATAAATGA
- the hisS gene encoding histidine--tRNA ligase: MIQRPKGTSDIYLDDMKIWQYVEETARIVMHDYRYTEMRTPLFESFDLFSRSVGDTSDIVSKEMYDFEDKGGRRIALKPEGTAPIVRSYVENKLFGPEYPKPLKVYYLSPMFRYERPQGGRSRQFHQLGIEVLGSNNPAVDVEGMALAWDLLNEIGIKDVRLVINSLGKKEERASYRQALISYLEPFFEELSSDSQKRLHQNPLRVLDSKDKRDKELVKDAPSILDFLSEDSKTHFETVQAMLTALNIPFEINANMVRGLDYYQDTIFEIMTTSKVFGAETTICGGGRYNGLVEEIGGPADPGFGFGLGLERLILMIKQQEIEIPETDELDIYVVGLGEETNLETLKIVQAARQAGYSADRDYMDRKVKAQFKSASKYGAKVVITVGADELEKKIAKFKVMETSKESDVALADIYSNFESVFNTNTTDMTAFNEFFGKE, encoded by the coding sequence ATGATCCAAAGGCCAAAAGGAACATCAGATATTTATCTTGATGATATGAAAATCTGGCAATACGTTGAAGAGACAGCTAGAATCGTTATGCATGATTACCGTTATACAGAAATGAGAACCCCGTTATTTGAAAGTTTCGATTTATTTTCAAGAAGTGTTGGCGATACAAGTGATATTGTATCGAAAGAAATGTACGACTTCGAAGATAAGGGTGGTAGAAGAATTGCCCTAAAACCTGAAGGAACAGCACCAATCGTTCGCTCATATGTCGAAAACAAATTATTTGGTCCAGAATATCCAAAACCATTAAAAGTTTACTATTTGAGCCCAATGTTCCGTTATGAACGCCCACAAGGTGGACGTAGTAGACAATTCCACCAACTCGGAATAGAAGTGTTAGGAAGTAATAACCCAGCAGTTGATGTAGAAGGTATGGCGTTAGCATGGGATTTATTAAATGAAATTGGTATTAAAGATGTTCGTCTCGTTATTAACTCGCTAGGTAAGAAAGAAGAGCGTGCATCGTATCGTCAAGCTCTTATTTCATATCTTGAGCCATTTTTTGAAGAATTAAGTTCAGACTCTCAAAAACGTCTGCACCAAAACCCATTACGTGTACTTGATAGCAAAGACAAACGTGATAAAGAACTCGTTAAAGATGCGCCAAGCATTTTAGATTTTCTATCTGAAGACTCAAAAACACACTTCGAAACGGTTCAAGCGATGTTAACAGCTTTAAATATTCCATTTGAAATTAATGCTAACATGGTAAGAGGGTTAGACTATTATCAAGATACTATCTTTGAAATTATGACAACGTCAAAAGTATTCGGTGCTGAAACAACCATTTGTGGTGGTGGACGTTATAATGGTTTAGTTGAAGAAATTGGTGGGCCAGCAGATCCAGGATTTGGATTTGGTCTTGGTTTAGAACGTTTAATCTTAATGATTAAACAACAAGAAATTGAGATTCCAGAAACAGATGAACTAGATATTTATGTGGTTGGCCTAGGCGAAGAAACGAATTTAGAGACTCTAAAAATTGTTCAAGCTGCTCGCCAAGCTGGTTACTCAGCAGACCGTGATTATATGGACCGTAAAGTTAAAGCACAATTTAAATCTGCTTCAAAATACGGTGCAAAAGTCGTTATTACAGTAGGTGCTGATGAATTAGAGAAGAAAATCGCTAAATTTAAAGTGATGGAAACATCTAAAGAATCAGATGTCGCTTTAGCTGATATTTATTCAAACTTTGAGAGTGTTTTCAATACAAACACAACAGATATGACGGCTTTCAATGAATTTTTTGGTAAAGAATAA
- a CDS encoding diacylglycerol kinase yields MPMDSKEKNNSSKRNIWKNPTFLVSFGHAWDGVKLILKEESNMRHHAFIALLPILFGFFFQISGLEWIALISCIFLVVMMEFVNTIFETVVDMVTDYEYHPLAKKAKDIAAGAVLVAAVFSIIVAAIIFLPKILALFF; encoded by the coding sequence ATGCCTATGGACTCAAAAGAGAAGAATAACAGTTCAAAGCGTAATATTTGGAAGAATCCTACCTTTCTTGTATCCTTTGGTCATGCTTGGGATGGGGTCAAACTTATTTTAAAAGAAGAGAGTAATATGCGCCATCATGCATTTATTGCCTTATTACCCATCTTGTTTGGTTTTTTCTTTCAAATTAGTGGCTTAGAGTGGATTGCTCTTATTAGTTGTATTTTTCTTGTTGTCATGATGGAATTTGTTAATACTATATTTGAAACGGTAGTGGACATGGTAACCGATTATGAATACCACCCACTGGCTAAGAAAGCTAAAGATATAGCCGCAGGAGCCGTTTTAGTTGCAGCAGTTTTTTCTATTATTGTTGCTGCCATTATATTTCTGCCAAAAATTCTTGCATTATTTTTCTAG
- the ybeY gene encoding rRNA maturation RNase YbeY, translated as MDIDVIDETSRVSEKDEALVLDIISFAATYLDLPPHSELSLSFVDNERIREINRDYRNKDQATDVISFALNDDEEDDFPVNLETLGDDFPMNLGDIIISIDKTAEQAESYGHSFERELGFLALHGFLHLNGYDHMTEEDEKEMFGLQKEILDAYGLKREE; from the coding sequence ATTGATATAGATGTAATTGATGAAACAAGCCGTGTTTCAGAGAAAGATGAAGCGTTGGTTCTTGATATTATTTCGTTTGCTGCCACTTACTTAGACCTTCCGCCACATTCAGAATTATCGCTTAGTTTTGTCGATAATGAGCGTATTCGCGAAATTAATCGGGACTATCGAAACAAAGATCAAGCAACTGATGTTATTAGCTTTGCTTTAAATGATGATGAGGAAGATGATTTCCCCGTAAATCTAGAAACACTTGGTGATGACTTCCCAATGAATTTGGGTGATATCATTATTTCGATTGATAAAACAGCAGAACAAGCAGAATCTTATGGTCACAGCTTTGAGAGAGAACTTGGCTTTTTAGCCCTTCATGGATTCTTGCATTTAAATGGTTATGACCATATGACAGAAGAAGATGAAAAGGAAATGTTTGGTCTGCAGAAAGAGATATTAGATGCCTATGGACTCAAAAGAGAAGAATAA
- a CDS encoding deoxyribonuclease IV translates to MLKIGSHVSMSGKKMMVGAVEEAHSYGSNTFMIYTGAPQNTRRKAIDEMNIPAAQSLMSDYQMGDIVVHAPYIINLANTTKPDHFEFATAFLREEIVRAQALGASQITMHPGAHVGAGADAGIAQIIKGLNEVLERNQTAQIALETMAGKGTEIGRTFEELAQIINGVTFNEKLSVTLDTCHTHDAGYAIRNDFDGVLEEFDRIIGLDRLKVIHVNDSKNEQGAKKDRHANIGHGYIGFDALNHIVHHPQLMDLPKILETPYVGEDKKNKQPPYRFEIDMFRKQGFNPNLLDDIINQ, encoded by the coding sequence ATGCTAAAAATCGGATCACATGTATCAATGTCAGGGAAGAAAATGATGGTTGGGGCCGTTGAAGAGGCTCATTCTTATGGATCGAATACCTTTATGATATATACGGGAGCACCACAAAACACGAGACGGAAAGCCATAGATGAGATGAATATCCCAGCTGCGCAATCGTTAATGAGCGATTATCAAATGGGCGATATTGTTGTTCATGCGCCTTATATTATTAATTTGGCTAATACGACTAAGCCTGACCATTTCGAATTTGCGACAGCCTTTTTACGAGAAGAAATCGTGCGAGCGCAAGCTTTAGGAGCTAGTCAAATTACCATGCATCCAGGTGCTCACGTTGGAGCAGGTGCTGATGCAGGTATTGCACAGATAATAAAAGGCTTAAATGAGGTTTTAGAACGCAATCAGACGGCTCAAATTGCTTTAGAAACAATGGCAGGAAAAGGAACAGAGATTGGGAGAACCTTTGAAGAGTTAGCACAAATCATTAATGGTGTGACCTTTAATGAAAAATTATCAGTGACGTTGGACACTTGTCACACACATGACGCAGGCTATGCTATTCGTAATGACTTTGATGGTGTTTTAGAAGAATTTGATCGCATTATTGGCTTAGATCGCTTGAAAGTGATTCATGTCAACGATTCTAAAAATGAGCAAGGTGCTAAAAAGGACCGCCATGCCAATATCGGCCATGGCTATATTGGTTTTGACGCACTCAATCATATTGTTCATCACCCTCAATTAATGGATTTACCAAAAATTTTAGAAACACCTTACGTAGGTGAAGATAAAAAGAATAAGCAGCCGCCGTATCGCTTTGAAATTGATATGTTTAGAAAGCAAGGCTTCAATCCAAACTTACTGGACGATATTATCAACCAATAA
- the aspS gene encoding aspartate--tRNA ligase — translation MEKRTQYCGLITEEYVGQEVVVKGWVNRRRDLGGLIFIHLRDREGVLQIVFNHEHDAALFELAEGVRSEYILEVKGTVVKREEDQVNPNIKTGTVELEVSQATVLAKAKTPPFYIDDDNAVADELRMKYRFIDLRKEKMLNNLKLRHQTTRSIRQYLDNEGFMDVETPYLTKSTPEGARDYVVPSRVHPGAFYALPQSPQLFKQLLMGAGIDRYYQIVRCFRDEDLRGDRQPEFTQVDLETSFLSAEDIQTMTEEMLQKVVRETIGLDIPVPFPRMTYDEAMNRFGSDKPDTRFALELIDLEAFAQETSFNVFKQALANGGQVKGLNLKGKADSYSRKDMDGLTDYIKQFGAKGLAWVKVTEEGLNGAVAKFFADDADQLIAAMDAEPGDLLMFVADKKEVVAQSLGELRLKFGREFNMIDESKFNFLWVVDWPLLEYDEDAKRYVALHHPFTQPKEEDVALLADNPAAVRAQAYDIVLNGYEIGGGSLRIYTREVQEKMFAALGFTPEQAEAEFGFLLEAFDYGFPPHGGIALGLDRLVMLLAGENNIREVIAFPKNGKAYDAMTKAPGEVSDAQLQELNLRLTVED, via the coding sequence ATGGAGAAAAGAACCCAATATTGTGGTCTGATAACAGAAGAATATGTAGGACAAGAGGTTGTCGTTAAAGGATGGGTGAATCGCCGTCGAGATCTAGGTGGATTAATTTTTATTCATCTGCGCGACCGCGAAGGTGTTTTGCAAATTGTATTCAACCACGAACACGACGCTGCTTTGTTTGAATTAGCAGAGGGCGTTCGTAGCGAATACATCTTGGAAGTAAAAGGAACAGTTGTTAAACGTGAAGAAGATCAAGTGAACCCTAATATTAAAACAGGTACAGTTGAATTAGAAGTTAGCCAAGCAACGGTTCTTGCTAAAGCAAAAACACCGCCGTTTTATATTGACGATGACAATGCAGTTGCAGATGAATTGCGGATGAAATATCGTTTTATCGATTTACGTAAAGAAAAAATGCTAAATAACTTGAAATTGCGTCATCAAACAACACGTTCAATTCGTCAGTACTTAGATAATGAAGGATTTATGGACGTTGAAACACCTTATCTAACAAAATCAACACCTGAAGGGGCACGTGACTATGTTGTACCATCTCGTGTTCACCCAGGAGCATTCTATGCCTTGCCACAATCACCACAATTGTTCAAACAATTGTTAATGGGCGCTGGTATTGACCGCTATTACCAAATCGTTCGCTGCTTCCGTGACGAGGACTTACGTGGTGACCGTCAACCTGAATTTACCCAAGTTGACTTAGAGACAAGCTTCCTATCAGCTGAAGACATTCAAACTATGACAGAAGAAATGCTTCAAAAAGTAGTTCGTGAAACGATTGGTCTTGATATTCCAGTACCGTTCCCAAGAATGACTTATGATGAGGCAATGAATCGTTTTGGATCTGATAAACCAGATACGCGTTTTGCTTTGGAACTTATTGACTTAGAAGCTTTTGCTCAAGAAACATCATTTAATGTCTTTAAACAAGCATTAGCTAATGGTGGGCAAGTGAAAGGTCTAAACTTGAAAGGAAAAGCTGACTCATATTCACGTAAAGATATGGATGGCTTAACAGACTACATCAAACAATTTGGTGCGAAAGGTCTAGCATGGGTTAAAGTAACCGAAGAAGGCCTTAACGGAGCTGTTGCTAAATTCTTTGCAGACGATGCTGATCAATTAATCGCAGCTATGGATGCTGAACCAGGCGACTTACTGATGTTTGTTGCAGATAAAAAAGAAGTCGTAGCACAATCATTAGGCGAGTTGCGTCTGAAATTTGGTCGTGAGTTCAATATGATTGACGAAAGTAAGTTTAACTTCCTCTGGGTAGTTGACTGGCCATTACTTGAGTATGATGAAGATGCGAAACGTTATGTTGCCCTACATCATCCATTCACGCAGCCAAAAGAAGAGGATGTTGCGCTATTAGCTGATAATCCAGCTGCTGTTCGCGCTCAAGCTTATGATATTGTTCTCAATGGTTACGAAATCGGTGGCGGATCGCTACGTATTTATACACGTGAGGTTCAAGAGAAAATGTTTGCTGCTTTAGGATTTACACCAGAGCAAGCAGAAGCAGAATTTGGTTTCTTATTAGAAGCATTCGACTATGGCTTCCCACCACACGGCGGTATCGCACTTGGGTTAGACCGTTTAGTTATGTTATTAGCTGGTGAAAATAACATTCGTGAAGTTATTGCTTTCCCTAAAAATGGTAAAGCATACGATGCGATGACTAAAGCTCCAGGAGAAGTTAGCGACGCACAATTGCAAGAACTAAACTTACGTTTAACAGTAGAAGATTAA